The proteins below are encoded in one region of Phaeodactylum tricornutum CCAP 1055/1 chromosome 3, complete sequence:
- a CDS encoding predicted protein gives MQILCITVLSLVAVTVAFRPSQRSLVRSSAASLTLRHAPFSRLTKIYEQTDQTQTEVLKLEPILLVSDTDKVVDPGEELFLATVEEAVDEALQAEVETLGSENEVETFGVVLESFTEESANVISSSEMSAEFASVSETSAEVASDVVSAILAASQEAADAAEATLSDEDIFNYSTPGFKNATVEVNRIPEILPASQIVGDPSVAPKIAAPSVGKILKFALPATGVWLCGPLLSLIDTSSVGILSGTVQQAALNPAVAVTDYAALLIAFLFTGTTNLMASALESDRGVEGSPRSTSTLKGAIQLSTYVGAGLGAVLFVFARPLLQALIGNDAMSPAVFAAAMKYVRIRALGMPAAAVIGSTQAACLGMQDIRSPLYVLLAAAVVNFIGDMLFVGSTNPWLGGAAGAAWATVFSQFAAVGLFVHWLCHKPQTKERKQVVNVSRAILELTGKSDSAGENRRRRFIDTLQSFRANLSEEKSIAVPSRTGHATTKTRRSKWTKKNKPSSKEKSFSVRGFLESKIQRRELVRLPSKSIIKEFYPYMLPVTSTQVGRVSGYVAMAHVVASSLGTVSMAAQQVIVSLFYCLCPIADSLSLTAQSFVPAIAEKKVSKERTNALRKTTRNFFKAGSIFGSVMVSAVLCIPFLSQFFTADPVVSSMVASIAPLLVGVFAVHGIVCASEGLLLGQKDLGFLGKMYAGFFAVVPFFMLRVKRAAARGVPGTNLSSVWKVFLGYQLFRWMMWMSRVVTIQRRTERESAGFM, from the coding sequence ATGCAAATTCTGTGTATCACGGTTCTTTCTTTGGTCGCGGTTACTGTTGCGTTTCGTCCTTCCCAACGATCGCTGGTGCGGAGTAGCGCCGCTTCTTTGACTTTACGCCATGCCCCCTTTAGCCGCTTAACGAAGATCTACGAGCAGACGGATCAAACCCAAACGGAGGTTCTCAAGCTTGAGCCTATCCTACTAGTCTCAGATACGGATAAAGTGGTTGACCCTGGCGAGGAATTGTTTTTGGCTACGGTAGAAGAGGCGGTAGACGAGGCGTTGCAAGCGGAGGTGGAAACACTTGGTTCCGAAAATGAAGTCGAGACTTTCGGCGTCGTATTAGAGAGCTTCACAGAAGAGAGTGCCAACGTAATATCCTCATCAGAGATGTCTGCAGAATTTGCATCCGTATCAGAGACATCTGCCGAAGTAGCATCTGATGTTGTGAGTGCCATTCTCGCTGCTTCGCAAGAAGCCGCTGATGCTGCGGAAGCAACCCTCTCGGATGAAGACATTTTTAATTATTCCACACCCGGCTTTAAAAATGCTACGGTGGAAGTTAACAGAATCCCTGAGATCCTTCCGGCGTCGCAGATCGTTGGGGATCCCTCAGTGGCACCAAAAATAGCCGCACCGTCGGTTGGAAAAATTCTTAAATTCGCGTTACCTGCCACCGGGGTGTGGCTCTGTGGGCCTCTCTTGTCGTTGATTGACACGAGCTCTGTAGGCATTCTGTCCGGAACGGTCCAGCAGGCTGCTCTGAATCCCGCGGTTGCTGTCACTGACTACGCTGCCTTGCTTATTGCATTTTTGTTTACGGGGACGACGAATCTCATGGCGTCAGCCTTGGAGTCTGATCGTGGAGTAGAAGGATCACCCCGGAGCACAAGTACCCTGAAAGGAGCCATACAACTTTCGACTTATGTCGGCGCTGGCTTGGGCGCCGTTTTATTTGTCTTCGCCCGACCCTTGCTGCAAGCTTTAATTGGAAATGACGCCATGAGTCCTGCCGTATTTGCCGCCGCAATGAAGTACGTTCGCATCCGGGCGCTTGGAATGCCGGCAGCTGCCGTAATTGGGAGTACTCAAGCTGCTTGCCTTGGCATGCAAGATATCCGCAGTCCTCTCTATGTTCTATTGGCGGCGGCTGTTGTCAATTTTATCGGAGACATGCTTTTCGTCGGGAGTACCAACCCTTGGCTTGGTGGAGCGGCCGGAGCCGCTTGGGCTACCGTATTCAGTCAATTTGCGGCCGTTGGTTTATTTGTGCACTGGCTTTGTCACAAACCGCAAACGAAAGAGCGTAAACAGGTGGTCAACGTGTCTCGAGCTATTTTGGAACTGACTGGAAAGTCGGATAGCGCCGGTGAAAACCGAAGGCGGCGCTTCATAGACACTTTGCAGTCGTTCCGAGCGAATTTATCAGAAGAGAAGTCGATAGCAGTTCCAAGCAGAACAGGACACGCTACGACAAAGACACGTCGATCCAAATGGACCAAAAAAAACAAGCCATCATCGAAGGAGAAATCTTTTTCAGTGCGCGGATTCCTCGAGAGCAAAATCCAGAGGCGGGAGCTTGTCAGGCTTCCGTCCAAAAGCATTATCAAAGAATTTTATCCATATATGTTGCCGGTTACCAGCACACAGGTTGGTCGGGTTTCAGGTTATGTTGCTATGGCGCACGTTGTTGCCAGTTCACTCGGTACCGTCAGCATGGCGGCTCAGCAAGTAATTGTCAGCCTTTTCTACTGCCTCTGCCCCATTGCGGATTCACTTAGTTTAACAGCGCAGTCCTTTGTGCCAGCGATTGCCGAAAAGAAGGTTTCGAAAGAACGAACCAATGCATTACgaaagacgacgagaaaCTTTTTTAAGGCCGGCTCAATTTTCGGCTCTGTGATGGTCAGCGCTGTTCTCTGCATTCCATTCTTGTCGCAATTTTTTACCGCTGATCCTGTTGTCAGTTCCATGGTAGCGTCCATTGCCCCGTTGCTTGTGGGCGTGTTTGCCGTGCATGGTATTGTTTGCGCATCTGAAGGTCTCTTGTTGGGGCAAAAGGATCTGGGGTTCTTGGGCAAAATGTACGCCGGCTTTTTTGCAGTTGTTCCTTTTTTTATGCTGCGGGTGAAACGTGCGGCTGCGCGCGGCGTACCAGGAACTAATTTGAGTTCTGTCTGGAAGGTGTTCTTAGGCTACCAACTTTTCCGATGGATGATGTGGATGTCTCGAGTGGTCACAATTCAGCGAAGAACTGAGCGAGAATCAGCCGGCTTTATGTAG